The following is a genomic window from Sylvia atricapilla isolate bSylAtr1 unplaced genomic scaffold, bSylAtr1.pri scaffold_206_arrow_ctg1, whole genome shotgun sequence.
TTGGGGCCATATGGTCGACCTTCTGCCACTTCAGGCGCCATCCACCAAGCAGTCCCGATCACCGAGCTCCGTCTACTCTGCTCAGGGGTGAGTTGAGCAGAGAAGCCAAAATCAGCTGGGGAGAAAGCAAGAGACTGTTTTATTTGAATCCTGTGCAATTAGGAAAGCAAGCAAAAGAATTTCCCAGTAGAAGTTTGAGAGCGTGCTGTTTGTTATAAATCAATTTATCTTTGCAATTTCGGGTGTAGGGTTTGGGTTCAGGTGTTTTCGTTTGGGGTGTACAGTTTGGGTTGGGGCTTTCTTATTCCGGTTGTGCTGTCTGGGGAGGAGCAAGGTGTATGGGCATCTGATGGGCGATGCTGCAGAGTGGGAAGGGGAGAACAGAGGGAAAGGGGCACCCTGAGGACTCCTCCTGATGGACAGATTTGGTGGCCAATCATCTCCTGAGTCCGGGCTATGGTAACAACGAATCACACAATGCCCCGTGAGGCAGGAGGCGGACCCCGGACATGAGCCAATCCAGAGCCTGGAAGCAGGAAAAATTGGCCAATGGACAGTAACCTCCAAGGGGGAACCAATGGGAAGGAGGAATGGCAATATAaaaggaggtgctgaggggaaTCTTGGtcccctgtccagctgactGTGGTAAGAGAGTGTACCTCTGCCTcagtgaggaggagaagggctACTCCCCCCTCCTAGCTCCCCggatttttctgtaattggcTGCTTATTAGGGTTTAAAAACCCTTTAATAAGGGTTTAATAACCCTTATTAAACCAGTTAACCCAGTTCAACGGTGACTGGACAACATATTCATTACACTGTTGAATCTCCTGGACAATTGTCCCTGCTCTCTTTCCTCAGAACTTTAGCCAAGGAAATATGGCATTGGCAGCTTCAAAAATCCCCACGTTTTTACACTGCCTCCAGCAGTGGCTTTTGTTCCCCTGAAGCTTTAGACTTGTagctccttccctctggaggagacacacacagagcaatgTCACTGTGGACTGCTTGTTCCTTGCCATAGCTCTGTGCACGTTGTAACCGTGTGGTCAGCTCACAGCAgggctccctgcactgccaccagcaccatTCTGGGAGCTGGCAGTCACTCAGAAGCAGCCCCACACCCCTCATATCCCTGGAATGCTGCACCTGGCCAAGAATATACTGACCCAGCTTGACAGAGCCATCAGTTTTGAGTAGGATGTTGAGGCTCTTCACATCTCGGTGCATCACGTGGTTGGAGTGGAGAAAATCCAGTCCTTGCAGGCACTGAGAAACCAGAAACAGGAGGGCAAAAATCAGTGATGTGACTTCATCACACAAGAAAGGAAACAGCTCTCAAAGATTCTCTCTGCAGGGAATGGGCAGTAATGGCAGAGCACAGTGCCATTGAGAGGGAGAGCTGCTCCAACACTAGCAGAGCAGCACCTTTGTAAAGGAAGGCATGTCAGCTTTTCAAGGAGCACCAGGAACTGCTGGTGTAGACTTTCCCCTGCAAACCAGCCGGAatgactgctgctgcagtggatgTGCTCAGAGGTAAAGAGCATTTTGGCTGCACTGCTAACCTTTTCAGCTGAGGACTGAGAGAAATGagtctctctctttcctttgctgttccTTTCAAATGCTGCCACCACCACCTTTGCTTTTACAGGCAAGGCATGCAGTGCAGACAGGCAAAAGTTTAGAGAGGCAAGATGGAAAATAGCAAATACAAGAGCCAGAGTGAGAATGCAACACAGGAGATAAGAGGATCGGAATAGAGTCCAGTGGGTGCAGGGGCACTGACAGGCAGTTCACTTGAGATGCTCTTGCTTGCCCAGAGCATTCCAGTGACACAGGAACAAAGCCTGGCACATGGAATCACTCCGGttctgagcccctttcccagacAATCCTGCCCAAGCCCTcagaagcacagctgggatCCCTGACTGACCTCCCGACTGACAACGGCAATCTCATCTTCGGACATGTCAGTCTCATTGATGACATCTTTCAGAGTGCCTCCATCCATGTACTCCATCACCAGCCAGAGTTCCTCACGCACAAGGTagctgaaagaaggaaacaaggcCATGCAGATGAACATGCATGGCTACGTTTGTTTTTTACTTGATTCTTCTTTCTGTGTCCCTTTGTGATAAGGACAGAATGAAAGGAATAGACATTCCCTCAAGGCTGTGCATTTATTGCAGTCTGTGCAGTCTCAAGGAGAACGGCACATGTGTGAAAAAGGAGATGTCTTAGATGGCCAGCAAGAGAAAAGTGTGCTTTAGTAACAGCCAAGATTAAGAACCTGTCACATACGGTATTCTGGAAACAAGCCCCTAGTGTTCCTGGCATGGACAGCCATGGAAAAGAGGGGCAACACTCCAAGGGAAATCCTCTCCAGGATGCTTCATCAGCATtgaagaaactttaaaaaatcaatcCTGAAACAACATGGAGGCAGTGAACTTACAGGGTATTGACTTAGTATGGTAGGGTTGATCCAGGTTTTTGGACAATTTTCTAACTGTGTGTTTGAAAGCCAGGGAAGAGTCATGCAGACAAAATGCACTCTCTTCCCATCTATTGGAGGCGAgtagagaaataataatttaccAGTAATTAATAGCTCTATTTTCTGCCAGTGTCCAAAGTGGCTTTTTTAATTGTGCATGCTTTTAGTATGGAAACAAACTTTCATGGGATAAGACCGTGACCGCTCACCTGTCTAAATAATTCACAACACGGGCATTTGTATTCCTCTTCAGGACTGTGATTTCATTAATGGTTACTTGCTTCCTCCTCAGTCCTTGAAGATTGATTTTCTTGATGGCCACCTAGAATGACATAGAAAATGAGTAACTTTAGAAGTTGGTGGCATGACACCACAACACACATGGGACAGGTGATTTTGCAATGACACAGGTGAGCCGTGCCAAAGTGCCTTGTGATTAGACAAAGGGAGTCATTAGGAACTGACATTCCAACAGcccatttctctgctcctttgggGGCCAATTACAGGACACGAGGCCACTGACTGTTTTGCCTTGTCCACTTGTTAGCAATGGTGTCTCAACTATCACCCACAAAGCTCTGAGCACACTCTCTATTCCTCCATCTGTACTTCAGAAGAGGTAATGCATGCCTTGGCACTCTGTGGATACATCCTGGGCTATAGGCAGGGCTTGGGGCTTTTAGGGATGCCTTGCAGATCTCTCCCTCCATGTAGTTCCCAAGTGCAGCACAGCACGTGGCTAAGGAACTGACAGGAACATTCAGATGTATTTGCTGGCAGCCAGAAATGAGCATTCAGGACTCTGAAGCTGTATCCCCAGAGAGCAGTGAGATGCTCCAAGGCACCACCTTTGTTGGAGCAATTGAGAGCCAGGGAGAGTGTCCTTCTCTGAAAGGAACCGCTGCCCTCCTTGCCTTCCTcctggcagctgagcaggacaAAGAGTGTCCCAAATGCAGTTGGCAGGCTGGCACCAGGCTGTGCCTCTTGTGCctttgcagcacagctctgcccacagctgcagccccagctgacACCAGAGAGGAaagccctggagagcagcagagttgCCATTTACCTCTCTTCCTGTGGCAGTGTCGACTGCTTTACAAACATCTCCAAAAGTCCTAGAAacaaaagagcagcaaagaaaggagaagccaTTTAGGTCTTGGACTGAAAGCCAGCCCAGACTGGAGATCTCTGCTGGAAATGCCTCAAAcctgcaggatgcaggaggGGTCTGCCTGAAAGCAGATGAtgcattttcctctccagtGCTTGGGCCCTGGGCCTGTTCCTGAAGCACTAGGGTTTAGTGTCTCAGCTCAAAAGGCCAGGTGATTCTTTCATCTTGGAATTCAGTTTCTAAACTAGGAGGTTTCTTATCCTGACCACAGACTATTTCCTTCAGCCAACTCTTAGGAAGAATTGTTCCTGAGAAGTGTTATCTCACTGCCTATGCTAGGGGGTGGGTTGCTGTTTCTGGCAATGAAATGGAAGTGTCTTTGACAGTGCCTTCTGACCACGCTTACAAATGCTGGCCGGTACTGAGAGATGGGGCAGACTAACACCAGTGTCTGAATATGTTTGCAGCTTGCCTGACCTGATAGATGTTCCAGCAGCAAATCACCTGCCCCATGACTGTGTAGAAGTAACTGTGGTTGGACTCACCCTCTGCCAAGATTTTCCAGTTCAGTGTATTTCCTCAGGGGATTTTCCATGCTCGCCATTTGCCCTGAgggaaacaaaatgcaagatGCTCACTTGAAAGCAGACATCCCACCATCCAAGAGATACAACCCCACTGTCTGGGACTCTGAGTCCTTTGTGGTCAGCTgggtaacaacaacaacaacgacCGCAACAagacaggcagctgctgcagtacAAATGGCCATCACAGAGACTGATTTTCTACAGTCCTGTGAAGAAATCTcttgacagaaaacaaagcacaggGAGATGCATTCCCAGGAGAGGAGGGCATCTTCTCTGCCTTGCAGCAGTTTGCCAAAAGAATGCCTTTCCCTTTGTAAAGCAAAGCAGCTCATGCTATAACCAATCCCAAGGGGGCCTTCAGCATCATTTGgtccagctctgctgacacGTGCACACAGTACAATGTCCCTCAGAGAAGAAAGACACAAGACGTActcaggagctccagggagttGTCCTCCATCTCCTgttgctgggcagcagctgtgtcaggggcTGGAGATGAACAAACTGCCAGAGCTCCACTTCTTAGCTGGGGCAGCAAAGGCTCCTGtaggtgacactgctgctgctgctgctgcaggttcaACAGAAGAGCCTGTGGAATTCTGACACAACAAAGGAGTTGGTGTCAGAAAAGTGGCTGGCAGAGATTAGCCCCAGATCCTCTTTCAAATGCAAGCCCTTAGGAAGATGCTGTCAGCCACATGCAGGCCTCTGCCATGGGTTTGTTCTGATGGCCACTTCTCCAGCTGGATGGGTCAAACCCAAAGGCTGGTTTTACTCACGTTCATGGCCAGATTAATTTTCCGTTTTCTCCAAAATCCATTTGCATGGATTTTCTGAAGGGTGACTGCCAAAATGACCATTCCACTTTCTCCCAAggactcttttttcccctccaaggGCTGCAGACACACTTGCAGCTCCTTGTTCAAATGTTCTACCTCTTCCCACGGAGTCCTCTTTCCCTCTGCCATCTTCAGAACGTGCCCAACCGGCAGCATTCTGCCTGGGACAGTTTCTGTGCCTCAGAGGAATCCTGGGGCTCCTCGTTGCCAGTCACTTGCTGGAAATCTGTGCAGGCTGCCAGGCGAGATGTCAACAGGTCCACCTCAAGTCAAAGAGAACAAAGCAGTCAGAGAGTCCAGCTTGTCCCTGTCAGCCAAGAGTCATCGACTGCGAGGAAAGGGAGAGACCAGATGTCACAAGGGATACAGACAGCTTGTTTCCAGATCCATCTGGGTCACCGTGTTCACCTGCAAGAACACCTCAAGAAACaaggagagcaggaacaggaatGCATTCAGATGCCTGCTGGCCAAAAGGCCAAAGCACTAGTGCCACTtccaggacagcagctgaggTTCAGCAGACCAGCAAGTGTCCTTCAGAGTGTCTGGGACTGACACTAGAGCAGGATGGCACTCAGAGGCATCACCCCACccccctgctgctctgcaggggaaAGGCAAGGAGGGCAGAAAGCACCAGGTTGGTGACTGCAGTGACTAGTGCTCTTTTGCTCACTCGTTTTTGTAGAGTCTCTTGCTCCTCCAAGAGCAGTTGAATGTtcacttcttttctcctttgaattttcagttcttccttcagcctcttctcccttgCCTTGATCCTAGCCCGagttttctgcagctctgcctgcagcttctCACCAAGGTTCTGTAAAGAAGGAGAGACAGAAGGTTTCATGAGTGGAGTGGCTGCCACTCTTTCACTCACCTGGTTTTGTTCATCGCCCCTCTGCGGATGGGCATTCCAGTGATCTTGAGTCCTCCTCATGTCTTCCTTGTTCCTCCTCTTCACTGTCATCACGTCACTGGGAGTTTGGGTAGCTCTGCTTGTGCCTCTGCCTCCATGTTCTGTACACACAAATGCAGAGCAAGAGACTAGGAGCTGCCATCaggctcagcttttcctcttttagcCTCCAAATCACATTCCTTCAGCCActtctttctgcttccctgcccacctctgctTCCATTGTAAccctgctgtcccagtgctgagctctgcaggttacaaggctctgtgctttcagtgCCTCTGGGACTCCTGGCCTTCTCAGTCCCAAGAGCTCCATTTGATGCACCTCTTCCTGCCCTTCACTCTGTCACCTGCCCAGCCAGGCTTACCTGGCCATTCTCTTGTGGCTCTTCCATCTGCTGCCTgagctgtttttcctgttcttcGGCTGGAAACACCCCTCCCTGAATCTGGCATGGCTGGCATGGCATCTCTAATAAAGCAATCTGCTCATGCTCTTCCTCTCGAGGGACCTGCACaggaagcaagagaaaatggcTTTCAACTTCCCATACAACATTTGTGGGCCAAGATTCAAGGACTGCTGGGCTCACACAATTCCaaagcactgtgctgctgtgctccatgGTCATTCTCTGCCCGTGGGGAGGCACGGATTCCAAAGTGACACTGGCACTACAATCAGGCTCCATCTGGGGCTGAAGCTCCAACATCCTCTTAAGAAGCTGACAGGGAATGTGTCTTTTGCCACACAAGAGAAGAGTGGGACTCACATGCTTTCATGAACAACACAATCATCTCTTAGCAGCTTACTAAAAGTTAAAGAGTGCCTGCCAGCTCTCCTACTGACTGCTCTGCCTGAGGAGGCACAAGAACAACCTGACAACAAAGGCACCAAAATCCCTGACTTCAAGCAGCGACTccatgtccccagtgtgtcTCTGAAACGCTCCCAGGTAAGCACAGCCAAGAAGCTCCGGGGACAAACCACCTCAAAGAACTTGTGTTGTCACATCAATGCTTTTTGTGCCTGTGGGTACCTGGCAAGTCTGTGGAGGGGGACAGGTGTCCCCAGACCACAGTGTCCCCCACGTATCTGACAAGGCTGAGCGCAGTGTCTTGACAGGCtccctcctctgcagacagggaGCCTTCCTGCTTCAGGCTGGCCCCTCTCAGAATCCCAGCAAGCTGGGGCCTAAACATGACAGCTCACAGCCCATTTTCCAGGTGTCACTGGCTGAGGGGAATCgctgggtcctggcagggctccAGCACTCGGCATCCTCAGGCACCAACAGCAAGAGCTGGCTGCTCAGAAACTTGCAGCTCCTCCTTGCACTAAAGACAGCACCCTCCAGAAGTGGCACTTACTGTCTGGGAAAGTTCAGGCTGTGGTGTGACCACAGCTGGAGGATTGTGGTCATTTGGCTCCTCTTTGgcctcttctccaggagcacagggagccagAGGAGAGTCTGCTCTtggttctgtgctctgtggacAGACAGGAGCGTGAGACACAGGCCATGACCTATCACTGATaaccttctttctcttcagctcTAGAACCAGCTCTACTAAGCACAAATCATCAACTTTGATAGCAATGGGATTCTAGAGTCACTCAGACTAAATTCAAATGGGCTGATTCAACTGGACCACAAATTGCTCTGAATGAGTATTGCCTCTGGGGAGGCACCATCCTCACTGCAAAACTGTGCTTTTAGTTCTTTTAAAGGTCTTCAAtggaaaatcaggaaataaCCAGTGATGTCGttgttcttgctgctgcagacatggaaatggattttcttgCAGCCTGCTCAGCTGCCCTCTACACTCTACTGCCACAGGCCAAACTCACAGCTTGCTGCACAACTCCTAAATTCCAGGAACATCAAATGTTCCCTTCTCACTCACCTCAGGATCAGCATCTCTGAATACCCGGCTCAGGTGACCTGCAGTGGGCAAGGGAAAATGAACCAGATTCTTTGAGGAAACTGGAAACATCCAGAGCATTTTTAGAAGGCCATCCAAGAAGGTCTCCCAGTCCACATTTTCAAAGTTATCCTGCTTGACCCAGTCAAATGGAGGAAATGACAGACTCTGCTGCCACAGACCTCCCATGGAGGGAACACAACCCCTGCAGGTTCCCTTGCAAATGCTGCCcgcacagccctggctgcacacACCCCCTTTTGAGCTGAACGTGTTGACAGCAGCTTTACCCAAGTGGCATCCAAATGGCCTTTGTGTTTCCAAATCAACTCAGTCACTAAGAAAGAGTATAACACATACAAAAATCAAGTTAGGTGACACCCAGGGACAAACTCTACTTACGTGCCAGGTGGTCAGGTAATAGCTGAAATAACCAATGCCATAGACAGTGCAAACTACAGCAGGGAGTTGCCCAATCATTGTGGCAACTGCTCTGCAAGTTCTGCAAACTGTGCTCAAACACTAGAAAAAGCAAATCTCCTGTCAGTGTGCAGCTGCCCACTGACAAAAgcctgaagcagcaggaggacGCTCCTGCACCGAGCAAgcccaagagctgctctgacaCCCCTGAGGCCTTCTGTGCACCAAGGCACCTTGTGATGTCCCCACGACCGACTGTGGCGACCGTGCCCTGACATCACAAAGCAAACACTCTGTGATGGTCTGTGAATTGATGCAGGTGGATGGACTGATGTTTGTGTAGGCCTCGGCTGCATTTTTACCTCTGTTCCCCCCTCAGCtgcctttttccccctgtgccccctgtgtcccctgttGCTGTGGTGGGTCCAAGGACACAGAAAAGAGGTGGAAAAAATTGGCATCATGCCACAGCTGGTACCCTCGTGGAGGAACATTTGTTGGGATCTTCAGGGCCTAACTTTCCAAAAACTAGGAAAGCTGCACAGCATCAGTAGCCCAATTGTGAATGGTTTTCTTGACTTGGCAAAACTGCAGTGTTAACTGGGGACTCAGTCCTTGGTTCAAACCACCTGCCCTGACCTGCAGACAAAagcaccaccaccagcagcagaagcaacaTCAGTCACTTTTCTCAAACAGCTCTCTTCAATTtgcaagaggaaaggaaaacacatcagACGCTGTGGATTAATGACAAGAATCTGAGGAACAGTTAAAAAGCAGaaggctgcagcttctctgggacaGTCCCTGTGGTCCAAGGCCGCCCTGGCTGCCCAGGACCCTGCGCTCCatgggctctgcacagctgcacagcGGGGAGGCAGCTTCAGGCACCTCAGTCCCTGGGCACAAGGCGCCTTCTTGGTCTGCACGGCTGCCTCTGGGCATATGCAGGCTGCTGGCCCTCTGCTCTTGGCCCTAGCCTGGCCTTGCAGGGCtaatcctgctcctgctctgaatGTGCTGAAGAGGGACTCGTTTGGTTCCAGCTTCCCAGGGCATTGATTTGCACCATAAAATACTGAAGGAATAAAGCCTGAACAACAGGCCCTGACTGAGGCCGGAACAACAGGCCCTGAGCTAAATTTGCCCTCTGGATGACCCTTCCAACCAAGCATTCAATGGATCTGCTCCTTAACCAAGTGTTACTATCAACAGGATCTATGCATTCATTCATTGGTGAAAAACATCTTTACCTTTCAGCATCAGGAAACCAGACAAGGACACATCTGGCCTTGGTTCCTCCTTGAGCCATGGACAGGCTCTGGGAGATAACCAAGAAGAGGACCAAAATCAGATCTCCTGCCCCAGAAGTTCTGTCAGATGGCTCCTTCAGCACTGTCAAAGCTGGGCTACTCTCACAGCGCAGTCAGAAGCCTCGTGGCCAGCAAAGGTGGAGGCAGTGTAGGATTTCCCCAGTTCCTGGTGGTAACTCTCCAGGGATTTGCTGGGACAGCTTTCCCCAGTTGATGAGTGGATCTGGGTGAAGGATAAAGTACAAAGGTGTCCTGTGGTGTATCTTTCTCAGTCACTAGAGACAACCTTTTCTATCAGTGATGAAGTGCATTGCTTAGCTTATCCTtccctgatttttctttgcacttcTGCATGATAGTAAATGACACTATTCCTTCAGTTGgggtctgtgtctgtgtctctgaCTCTCCCTGTTGCAGACAGgtaaaaaatgttataaaagaAAGGTCTTATAAAATACAAACTCGGCCCTGCTACTTTAGCTAAGCAGCTAGCAATAGCTTGTAGGTTCCCAGCTGAAAACTATTGTGAGCAGAAGTCTGTTAACACAACAGCCTATTcttagagagaaaaacaagtgCGCCTGCATAAATATTAGCTCTGTTCCATGAGAACCcgcaaaggaaaaatgtaaacaacCTGAATCTTAGCATGGACACACAAATGGCCTTCTGACCAATAAATGAAGTAGTAAGAAAACTACCAGACAATGGGTGTTGCACACGAGGTCTGTGAAAATGGTATCAAGTAAGTTCTgtgaataaagaattggcttttcctgcaTGAATAATATGGATTCTCAGATGATTTATTACATCTCCCCACCACCAGAACAAACACACAGCCAGTTGAGCACAAGACCTGCCTCTCTCACAGCCATTTCTTGGAAAACACTCCTGATTGTCATCTCTGCAAAGGCAATTCCCACTTTCCAACTACCTTTTCTGCAGCCAG
Proteins encoded in this region:
- the LOC136374914 gene encoding LOW QUALITY PROTEIN: serine/threonine-protein kinase PAK 3-like (The sequence of the model RefSeq protein was modified relative to this genomic sequence to represent the inferred CDS: inserted 2 bases in 2 codons); translation: MIGQLPAVVCTVYGIGYFSYYLTTWHSTEPRADSPLAPCAPGEEAKEEPNDHNPPAVVTPQPELSQTVPREEEHEQIALLEMPCQPCQIQGGVFPAEEQEKQLRQQMEEPQENGQNMEAEAQAELPKXPSDVMTVKRRNKEDMRRTQDHWNAHPQRGDEQNQVSERVAATPLMKPSVSPSLQNLGEKLQAELQKTRARIKAREKRLKEELKIQRRKEVNIQLLLEEQETLQKRVAIKKINLQGLRRKQVTINEITVLKRNTNARVVNYLDSYLVREELWLVMEYMDGGTLKDVINETDMSEDEIAVVSRECLQGLDFLHSNHVMHRDVKSLNILLKTDGSVKLADFGFSAQLTPEQSRRSSVIGTAWWMAPEVAEGRPYGPKVDIWSLGIVGIEMVEREVPYRNESSLSAQLLIATEGXPELRQPKLLSPWLRDFLSCCLQTDEARRWSAKELLQHPFVTSAKPKASLVPLIVSLKEWKEKRRMRRPL